The Pyxidicoccus sp. MSG2 DNA segment GTGCGCAGCGCCGTCTCCAGCGGATTGCCATTGGCCAGGTCCGTGGCCAGCGAGAGGGCACCCAATACCTCGGCGAGGCGGAGCGTCTGGGCAGGGGAGGGCACGTGCCGAGTATCGCCTCGAATCCTCCCTCCCGGGGACGGGGATACGCAGCGACAGTGCGGTATCTCCGCGACAGGGGCTGCAAGGCCCGTCCACCGGCACGGCAGGCACCCCGCGCAGGTGCAGTGGCTCGCGCAGCTCGGACCGACCGCGCATGCCGGAGCGTCCAAAGGATAGGATGGCCGAGCTGCCTCCCCGCTTTCGCCCTGGAGCTCCCGATGCCTCCTCCCGTGAAGGATCGCTTCTGCTCGTTCTGCGGTACCGCCTACGCCGAGCCGCTTGCCTATCCGCGCACCTGTCCCAATGCCGCATGCAAGGTGACGGTATGGGCCAACCCCATTCCCGTCTCCGTGGTGCTCGTACCGGTGCGCTCGGAGCAGGGCACGGGGCTGCTGGTGGTGCGGCGGGGCATCGAGCCTCGCAAGGGCATGCTGGCCCTGGTGGGCGGCTTCCTGGAGGAGCACGAGACGTGGCAGGTGGGTGGCGCGCGCGAGGTGTCCGAGGAGGTCGGCGTGACGGTGGACGCGACGAAGCTCACGCCCCTGTGGTTCACCAGCACCGAGCCCCGGCCCAACAGGGTGCTGCTGTTCTCGGTGGCGCCCACCCTCGAGCGCGCCTCGCTCGCGGCCTTCACGCCGAGCACCGAGTCGCAGGAGCGTGGCGTCATCCATGGGCCACAGGGACTGGAGGACGTCTTCGCCTTTCCCCTGCACATCCAGGCGGCCCGGAAGTGGTTCGAGTCCCAGGGCCTCACCGGTCCCCACCGCTTCACTCCGGCCTAGTCACCCGACGAGAAGACGCTGGTCCCCGGCGTGCTGCGCGTGGAGCGGCTGTCGTATCGGGGCAAGCACTACCAGGTGCCGATCTTCGACCCATCGGAGCCAGTCGTGCTGCGCCCGGAGCCCTCTCGGTGTCTTGCATCGGAGCGCGTCCTCGCTGAGCATCGCCCCGTGTCTCCACGCCCCTCGAAGTCGTCCCGCTGCTCGCGCTCCTCCCGGGTGGGACGGCATTGAGCGCGGGCACCGGTTCTCCACCGCCTCGCGTCCTGGCAGACGTCGTCGCACGCACGCGCCTCCATGACGGGGCGCTCGTGCTCGGCGCCGCGTTGTTCACCGGGTTGCTCGCGCAGGTCGCCGTCGCGGTGCCGGGCTCGCCGGTGCCCATCACGGGCCAGACGCTCGCGGTCGTCCTCACGGCCGCCGCGCTCGGACCCGCGCGAGGCATGGCCGGGCAGCTCGCCTACGTCCTGCTCGGGGCCTTGGGACTGCCGTTCCACGCCAAGGGGGCCAGCGGCTGGGCGCAGGTGCTCGGGCCGACTGGCGGCTACCTGGTGGGCTTCATCCCCGCGGCCTTCCTCATCGGGCTCGCGGCGCGGCGGGGCTTCGACAGGCTGGCGTGGAAGGCGGTACCGCTCTTTTTCGTTGGCCAGCTCGTCATCCTGGCCATCGGCGTGTCCTGGCTCTGCGTGGCGGCCCCACTCGACCTCTCAACTGCCCTCCACAAGGGCTTCCTGCCCTTCCTCCCCGGTGGGTTGCTCAAGGCAGCCATCGCCGGCCTGGGGATGCCCCTCGCCTGGAGGCTCGTACGGCTTCGCGAGCCATGAAGGTGCGGGGCTTCAGTCCGCCCCGCCCTCGCTTTCAAACCGACGCTGTCAGCTACAGATGTCGTTCCAGAGCCCCCAGCAGTGGTTGAGCTGCTGCTGCCAGGTGCAGTTGGTCGCCGAGCAGTCTGGAATCCGGATCCCGCCGGAGCTGTAGACGGTGCACGTGCGCAGGGTGACCCAGCAACCCGCGGCGGCTTCCACCTGCGCTCCCTCCTCCTCTGGAGCGGCGGAGACCTGCGCTTCTTCGGTTTCAGGCAGTGGAAGCTCTTCTCCACCACAGGCCACGAGAGGTGCCGCGAACAGCAGGACGCATGCCAGTAGACGCTTCATGTGGGTTCCTCCACTTCGGATGCACTCCCTCCGAAGAGGCCGGTGCGCGCAAGGCGTCCCAGAATTCGTCGGGTCCCCTCACCCTGCCGCGCGTCCTCGGGTCCTCGCGCGGGCAGGGCCCTTCTTTTCCTCAACATCCGCGGCACCCGGTGACGCACCCCCCGCGGAGGAGGTCGAGAGCATCAGCTCGCGCAGTGCCGAGGGAGGAACGTCGTTGTACCTGCGAAACGTCCTGGAGAAGTGCGCCTGGTCAGAGAAGCCGGTACAGAACGCGACGTCCGTCAGCGTCAGGCCCGCATCGCCCAGCAGTGCATGCGCGGCGTCGACACGCGCCCGCTGCAGGGTCTCGGAAAACGTCGTTCCTTCCTGTTGCAGGGCGCGTTGAAGGCCGCGGCGGGACAGGGAAAGTCGCTGCGCGCTCTCCTCGAGCGTCCAGGAGTGCAGCAGGTCGCCACCCATGAGCTGCTGAAGCCGGCCACGAACCTCGTGGAGCGCACCCTCCCCAGGCGCATCGCACGCCGGAAGAGGCCCCTGCCTCGTGGGCTTCCAATGGAAGGTCGCCACGTCGGTCGCATCGGGCAGCCTCCTCGCCGCGGACTTCGAGGCCCCGCCGTGGATGACAACGGGTGCACCGGACGCACGCTCGAGTGTCACGGTCAACCCGGTGAAGCCCGCGGTCTCCAGGAGCGCGACGAGGACGCCCCAGATGAACAGGTCGTTGACGGTGAGAATCTCCCCTCCGTCGATGGCCACGTGCCGCACGGTCATCCGAGCACGTGCCAGGTCATGCTCGAGGAGCTGGGTGCGGTGGCGCGAGTGAAGGAAGCGCTCGAGGGTTCTCCACCGCTCCATCGCGTGCCGGGGCGTCGGCCCCGCGACGAGGGCCCTGAGCACGGGGTGCGACGACAGGGTCCGCAGCTCGCGCCCCAGCTCCAGCACCGCCCGCCAGCCATGTGCGTCCATGACGTCCTGGAGGACGGCGACCTTGTCGCGTCCCTCGGTGGAAATCCCCGGGTAGTCGCGAGCGACGGTGGTCTTCAGCACGGCATTCAGTGCCGGGCTTGTCATCACACCCTGGTCCACCATGGTCAGCAGGTCCTCTTCAGGGGGAAGCCTCCGCGAGCGTGTTGGATTCCGGCTCGCACCGTCCCCCGTTGCGCCAGTCGCTGAGCGCGGCGAGGAAGTGCACGTTGAAGTCCGCGCCGGAGAATGGATTCTGACTCGTCACCAGGTTGCAGTCGCGCACGGCGCGGGAGCGGCCCGGAAACGCCGTCTCGTGCCGGTAGCCGGCCTCGTCGAGCTGAGCTCCGATGCCTCGGACCTGTGCGCGTGCGTCCATCACGAAGGTCTCGATGTACCACTCCTCGAAGCCCGACACCGAGGTGACGTGCCGGCCCGCGAAGGGCCTCTGCTCCTTCGGCAACCGGGTGAGGAGCGCGGGCGCATGACAGACGAGTCCCACGGGGCGGGCCGAGGCGCCGAAGTCGAGGAGCAGTGCATGCAGGTCCGTGTCGTGGAGCAGGTCCACCATGACGCCCTGGCCGCCCGGCACGAGGAGGGCCTGAAACGCGTCCGAGCGTGTGCGGACCTCGGACAGGGGAAGCGGTGCACGCAGCTGGGGAAGCTGCGTGAGCAGCGCCTGCGCTTCGGCGAGCGCTTCGGGATGCTCCTTCCAGTAGGACGGCTTCACGCCCTCCGGGTCGAACGCGGGAGCCCGTCCCTCCGGCGTCGCGAGCACCACCTCGTAGCCCGCGTCGACGAGCGCCCGATAGGGCTCGTAGAACTCGTTCAAGAAGACGCCTGTCTGGCGGGTGCTGCCGTCCGCGAGCTTCTGCTCGGACGCGGCGGAGAGGACCATGAGGACCGCCCCGGGAGCGCGGACCTCCGCCGGGGCGGAAGGAAAGATGACCCGGTGGGTCGGCGTCGCTGCGCAGCCCCACGCGGCAGTGAGGCCCGCGAGCGCAAGCGGAGCGAGAAACCACGTCAAGGTCTTCCCTGCGTGAAACGTCTGGGTCTGAGTCGAACTGGGCGCACCCATGCGGGTCCTCCTGGTGACAGCGTCATCACCAGCGTAGGAATCCGAGGGTGGGCGGGCTTGAACAAACGCGCCAATCCGTGCGGGGTGCCGGTTGTCTACAGGCCTTGATTGAGCGTCGGCGCGAGCGGCAGATGCTGACTCCAGCCGCGCGCCATGCCCGCCGCCAGGGCCGAGAAGTCGCTGGCCTTGCTCGCTTCGTTCCGGCGCAGGCAGGCCTGCGTGTCGCGGCTGAACAGGCTCGCCGCGATGGCGCGTCCGGCCATGGTGACGGCACGGGTCTTTTCGAGGCGCAGCTCGGTGAAGGCTTCGAACGCGTGCCGCGGGTCTCCGGGATGGTCGGCCAGGCAGTTCGCCAGGTGCCAGCCATCTTCGAGTGCCTGGCAGGCACCCTGTCCCGAGGTCGGCAGCGACGCATGTGAGGCATCGCCGATGGCAATCACATTGTCCCGGTGCCAGCGCGGCATCGGGTCGTGATCGTGCACGTGAATCTTGTTGATGCGCCGCGCCGGCGTCGCGTCAATGACGCGCCGGACGGCTTCCGGCCAGGATGCAAACAGCGCCGCCAATTCCGCCTTGTATCGCTCCGGCGCGTTGGCCTGGATCGCTGTACTGGCCGCGCCACCCGCCCAATACCCCTTGTGCGCGCTGACCGGAACGATGCCGAAGCGTTCGCCCACGCCCCAGTAGTCGGTGACGGCGATGTCGTCGAACATCGGGTCGTCCGATTCAACCACGCCGATCCAGTTGACGAAGCCTTGATACACGGGCGCATTGTCGCCGTTGACGTAGAGGCGCGCACGCGAGGCCATGCGCCCGTCGGCGCCGATGATGATGTCGGCGTCAATCACATCCCCTTGCGCTAGCAGCACGCTCGCCATGCCTGCTTCCGAGGTGGCAAGGCGCTCGACCGCGGCGCCGTATTCCACCTCGACGCCAAGCGACGACAGGCGGCGCAGCAAGATGTCCTGGAAATCAGTGCGCAGCACCGACAGGCTCGGATAACCCATCCGGCTGTCAATCAGTGTGATGTCGAGCGAGCCCAGGTCCTCGCCGGTGTTCGAGCGTCGGCGCATGGCGACCGGGCGTCCGCTGACCGCCTCCATCTCCGCCAGGACGCCAAGCCGGTCGAGCACGAAGGCGGCATTCGGCCACACGACGATGCCGGCGCCGATGTGGGTCTTCTCGCGATGTCTCTCCAGCACCCGCACCGAAAACCCCTGCTGCCTGAGTGCGATGGCGCTGGCAACGCCGGCAACGCCTCCGCCGATGATGACGATATTCATGCATGCCTCCCATCCTGCTGATGCTCATGCTGCTACTCGGCGAGCTTCAACAGCGCATTGAACAGCGGATCCTCGATGCGGTGCGCCTGCTGCGAGTGTGCCACGGCCCGCATTCCCGACCACGCACCGAGCAACTGATACGGCACGACCCAGGTCGTGCCGCCCGCATGTTCGAGCGCTACCGCGCCGACCAGTCCCCGTCCATGCATCATGTTGGTGCGCACCACCCGGAGCGTGCCGGCGGACAGGTCGCCCAGGAGCTCGCCGCTCGCATCGCGCAGCGAGGCCCCGTGCTCGAAGCACTCGATGTGCTGCAACGGGAGCTTGAGGAAGGTGGACCCGGGCGCATCGACCTGGACGATCAACGACAACAGGGCAATGAGGCCGACGATGAAGCCTGAGACGACCATCGAAATCACGAAGGTCGTGACGCTGAAGGTCGGCCAGAACAGCCACGCTGCGAACACTCCCGAGATGACGATGGAGGTCGGAAGGGTGATGGCTACCAGCGCCAGCGAGAAGCGGGAGGTGTGGGTCTTCCACAGCGTGCCTCCAGCCACCACGCGAGCACCTCCACGGCCAGAAGATTTCGGGATGCGGGCATGCGTTGAATCCATGTCGCTACCATGGCCGACTCCTGAGTCGAGGCGAAGCCCCGGGTGCTCCGCGGGCCTTCCCGCCGGAAGGCGTTTGCAGGCAGGGGAGCAGCGGCACTACGGTCGCCGGTCGGTGGGAGGGCTACCGGCATGCGAATCGTGGTCATGGGTGCATCGCAGGGAACGGGCGCGCTGGCGGTGAAGACGGCGCTGGAGCGCGGGCATTCCGTCACGGCCTTCGCCCGGAGCCCGGAGAAGCTGGTGCTCGAACACCCGAAGCTCACCCGGCTGAAGGGTGACTTCCACCAGCGGTCCTCCGTGGACGAGGCGGTTCGTGGCCAGGACGCGGTCATCATCACCGTCTCGTCCACTTCGCTGAAGGGCTTCAAGGAGAACCCGAACTATTTCTCCCAGGGCACCGGCTACGCCATCGAGGCGATGAAGGCGCAGGGCGTCCGGAAGCTCTCGGTCCTGAGCGCGCTGGGCACGGGGGAGAGTCGGCGGCTCCTCAACGTCATCGCCGAAAAGCTGCTCGTCTCCTTCCTGCTGAAGCTGCCTTTCGAGGACCACGAGCGCCAGGAGAAGCTCGTGCGCGAAAGCGGGCTCGACTGGGTCATCGCGCGGCCGGGCCGGCTCACCGACGGGCCTGCCCGGAAGCGGTACGTGAAGAAGACAGCCCTCGAAAAGGTTCCGTTTGCCATCTCCCGGGCCGACGTTGCCGACTTCCTCGTCGAAGCGGTGGAGGTCGACACGTGGGTGCGGCAGGCGGTCCAGCTCGGCGGCTGAGGCAACCGGGCCCGGGCCGCTCCCACCAGTGGGGCGGAAGCGGTCCGAACTGAAGTCACGGCGCGCTGGGGGGCCTGACGTCCACCTCCATCCAACGCAGCCGCTACAACGCGGGCACCGTCCAGCCCCGTGGGTAGATGAGGTAGGCCGTGCCTCCAGAGCGCGACAGCCACAGCGGCTCCAATTCCGAGCGAAGGTAGGTGCGCCGCACGGCGGTGTCGCTGGCGCCCGCCGGGTCATTCACCACGGCGTTGCCGGCCGCGTCGAAGCCCGCGAGCACGATGAGGTGACCCGCGGTGGAGGGGATGGGCGCGCCCGTCAGCTCGCCCTTGCCCCACGCGACGCTGAGGATGGCCGGCACTCCGGCGGAGAGCCACGGCTCCAATTGGGCGAAGCTCGTGAAGCGCGCCACATGGGCCTGGAAGCCCTGGTGGGCCGCGTACGCCGTGTTGAAGGGCCAGTTGCCATGCCCGCCGTAGAACCAATCATGGACACCGCTGACGGCCGCCCGCACGGCCGGCTCGCAGCCGCTGGTGTCTCCCGTCCAGTACTTCAACACCATGGCCGTGGAGGTGGGGCTGCACCAGACCTCACCGCCGTCCGGGTAGACCATCTGCGAGCACTGCGGCACCGCGAGCACCTGGTTCCACCGGGCGGGGTTGCCGGGCGGGACGGTGGGCCGGGCCTCCGGTGAGGTGGAGGTGGTGAGCGCGCTGGCGTGCAGGGTGGGCGTGGCCAGGCCATCCACGCTGAACAGGCGCGTCTTCACCTGCCAGGCGCTCGCGGCCGACTTCTTGGCGGTGACGAGCAGCGTGTCGATGGAGACTCGCGCCACGCTGTCTGCCTGGGAGTCCACCGAGTGGCGCCGCACCGGGGCGGCGTCCGAGGCCCACACGCCCAGGCTGAACCACTTCGTCCAGGTGCCGCTCACCTGCACGCGGATGAAGGTCTCCACCCAGGTGCCCGTGGGAGTCGTGGCCTCCCACGAGGCGATGGCCTCGCGGAAGGCGAACGCGCTGCTGATGATGGGGCTGGTGGCCTCGCCCTGAACGAACGCGCCGCCGTTGTAATACGTGCCCCCGTAGTAGCCGCCCGGCCCGTAGGGGTCCGTGCCGGACCAGGCCTGGCCCGGGAACAACTGAAGGGTGCCATCCGCCGCCCGGCTCACTCCGCTGAGCTGCCAGGCGAGGAAGTCGCCCCGGCTCGCCGCCCAGCGGATGGAGGCGCTCTGGCCCGCCGTGGCCATCGTGGGGACGAGCGCGAGTGTCGTGACGAGCAGCGCGAGTACGGTGGACCTGGACTTCCTCAATGATGCCTCCGGGGTATTCAGGTCCAACAGTTATTGCGTGTATCTCTCCCGGAAACAGCTCCTGCTTCCCCGGGGCCGGCCGGAGGGCCAGGTTCGGCGACGCTTCGCATCCACCGCACTATTCCTCCCAATTCCTTCGCATATTTCCGTAACTCAGGAATTGTGCGCTGCATTGGGAAAAAGTGTCCCTGTCCCCTTTTGGCCTACATCCGAAGGGGCACTAGTGTCTCCAGTAGGTGACAGTTCGTCACTTGGGGGCGACGTTCGCGACCTGGCGTTCCGGCGATGGTGCTGGGGCACCTCCCAGGTCTCAAGGTGGCTCCCACCTCGACGTCGAACAGGGAGTTCCCCCACGTGAGAAGGTTGGTTGCCACGCTGTCTGGCCTGTCGCTGGTGTTGTCCGGTACCAGCGCTGTTGCCCGGACGCTGCCGAACTACGATGCATTGCAGGACGTGAAGCCCGCGGCTGGAGTTGCTGGCTTCAAGTCCGTGAACCCCATCAAGGGTGCGCGCGTCGCGCATCGTGATGAGCGCATGGGCACGCCCACGTTCATCTGGGCGAACAAGGGCGCGGAGCAGGCGAAGCTGAGCGCCTCGTTCGCGAACATGGCTCCTGAGCAGGCCGCCCTGGCGCAAATCGCGAACCACGCGCCCCTCTATGGATTGAGCTCCTTCGAGTCCGCGGGTGCCAGGGTCGTCTCCGTCAGCCAGAACCGCCAGGGCGTCAAGGTCGTGACGCTGGCGCAGGAGACGGGCGGCATCGAGGTCTTCCGCCAGGGACTCAACCTCCTTCTCAATCGCGACAACGAGCTGGTGGCCATCTCCGGCTCGCTGTCGAAGCACGTGTCCAAGGACATCCCGGAGGCGCGCATGCGCTTCCAGCTGCCGGCCACCCAGGCCATCGCGGTGGCGTACCAGGACCTGACCGGCAACGCGCTGGACTCGAGCCTGCTGGCGAAGACGAGCGGCAAGCAGGAGACGGGCAGGTACTCGCACTACACGCTGGCCACCTACGCCCGCCCGCTGGAGCAGGGCCTGGTCATCCCGGCTCGCGTCAAGCAGGTGCTGTTCCCGCTGCCCACCGCGCTGGTGCCGGCGTACTACGTGGAAATCAACGCCGGGTCCGCGGACAGCCAGGACTCGGACTACTACGCCTACGTCGTGTCCGCGGCTGATGGCAGCCTGCTGATGCGCAACAACCTGACGGCGCACGCGGAGTTCAGCTACCGCGTCTTCGCGGACAGCACCCCGCCGTACATCCCGCATGACGGCCCCGCGGGCACCAACGCCACCCCGCACCCCACGGGCAACCCGGATGGCTTCCGCGCGGCGTACGTTCCTCCCGCGCTGGTCACCCTCGAGAGCGCCCCCTTCAGCCAGAACGACCCCTGGCTCCCGGATGGCGCCACGGTGACCACCGGTAACAACGTGGACGCGTACGCGGACCTCACTGCCCCGGACTTCTACAACTCGGGCGACCTGCGTCCCACCGTCACCGCGCCGGGCGTGTTCGACCGGACCCTGCTGTTCGACATCCAGCCGAACGCCAACGCGGAGCAGATTGCCGCGGCCACCACGAGCCTGTTCTTCATGAACAACTGGCTCCACGACTGGTTCTACGACTCGGGCTTCGACGAGGCCTCGGGCAACGCGCAGAACAACAACTTCGGACGCGGCGGCCTGGGCAACGACGCCATCCAGGCGCAGGCGCAGGACTACAGCGGCACCAACAACGCCAACATGTCCACGCCGGCGGACGGTGCGTCGCCGCGCATGCAGATGTACCTCTTCACCGGCGCGCGCAACGCACGCGTGACGGCGAACGCGCCCGCCTCGGTGGCGGGGAACTACCTGGCCGGCGTCGCCGCGAGCTTCGGTCCGCAGACGTTCGACGTCACCGGTGACGTGATTGTCGCCCTGGACGACTCCAATGCCTCCGGCGCCCTGACCACGGACGGCTGCACCGCGCTGACCAATGCGGCGGCCGTGGCCGGGAAGATTGCCCTCATCGACCGCGGCACCTGCACGTTCAACATCAAGATTGAGAACGCGCAGACGGCGGGCGCCATCGGCGTCATCATCGCCGACAACGCGGCGGGCTACGTCACCGACATCGGTGGCACGTCCGTCACCCCCATCACCATCCCCTCGCTGCGCCTCACCCTGGCGGACGCCAACAAGCTGCGCGCCACCATCCCGGGGCTCAACACGCGGCTGTTCCGCGGGCCGACCGTCGGCCTCGACGGCACGGTGGACAACGCCATCGTGGCGCACGAGTGGGGCCACTACATCAGCAACCGCCTCATCGCGAACGCGGCCGGTCTGGTCAACAACCAGGGCCGCGCGATGGGCGAGGGCTGGGGTGACTTCACCGCCCTGATGATGATGGTGCGCGCCGAGGACATCAACGTCCCGGCCAACGCGAACTGGAGTGGCGTCTACGCCATGGCCGAGTACGCGACGCGCGGCACCTCCCCCGACGCCGCCTTCTTCGGCATCCGCCGTGGCGCCTACTCGGTGGACCCGACGAAGAACGCGCTGCGCTTCCGCCACATCATGGACGGCGTGGCCCTGCCGACCACCACCCCGTTCGCTCCGGGTGGCCTCAACTCGCAGGTGCACAACTCCGGCGAGATCTGGGCCTCCACGCTGTGGGAGTGCTACGTGGCGCTCCTCCGGGCGCATCCGTTCCAGGAAGCGCAGGACCGGATGAAGAGCTACGTCGTCAACGGGTACAAGCTGACGCCTCCGTCGCCGACCTACCTGGAGGCGCGTGACGCCGTCCTCGCGGCGGCCCGGGCCAACGACCCCGCCGACTTCCAGCGCCTCTGGGCGGCCTTCGCCCGGCGCGGCATGGGCGTGGGCGCGGTGGCCCCGGACCGCAACTCCACCAACCACGCGGGTGTGGTGGAGAGCTACCAGACCGGCGTGGACGTGGAGCTCGTCGATGCCTACTTC contains these protein-coding regions:
- a CDS encoding NAD(P)-dependent oxidoreductase, translated to MRIVVMGASQGTGALAVKTALERGHSVTAFARSPEKLVLEHPKLTRLKGDFHQRSSVDEAVRGQDAVIITVSSTSLKGFKENPNYFSQGTGYAIEAMKAQGVRKLSVLSALGTGESRRLLNVIAEKLLVSFLLKLPFEDHERQEKLVRESGLDWVIARPGRLTDGPARKRYVKKTALEKVPFAISRADVADFLVEAVEVDTWVRQAVQLGG
- a CDS encoding helix-turn-helix transcriptional regulator; translation: MVDQGVMTSPALNAVLKTTVARDYPGISTEGRDKVAVLQDVMDAHGWRAVLELGRELRTLSSHPVLRALVAGPTPRHAMERWRTLERFLHSRHRTQLLEHDLARARMTVRHVAIDGGEILTVNDLFIWGVLVALLETAGFTGLTVTLERASGAPVVIHGGASKSAARRLPDATDVATFHWKPTRQGPLPACDAPGEGALHEVRGRLQQLMGGDLLHSWTLEESAQRLSLSRRGLQRALQQEGTTFSETLQRARVDAAHALLGDAGLTLTDVAFCTGFSDQAHFSRTFRRYNDVPPSALRELMLSTSSAGGASPGAADVEEKKGPARARTRGRAAG
- a CDS encoding NUDIX domain-containing protein — translated: MPPPVKDRFCSFCGTAYAEPLAYPRTCPNAACKVTVWANPIPVSVVLVPVRSEQGTGLLVVRRGIEPRKGMLALVGGFLEEHETWQVGGAREVSEEVGVTVDATKLTPLWFTSTEPRPNRVLLFSVAPTLERASLAAFTPSTESQERGVIHGPQGLEDVFAFPLHIQAARKWFESQGLTGPHRFTPA
- a CDS encoding biotin transporter BioY, which encodes MSAGTGSPPPRVLADVVARTRLHDGALVLGAALFTGLLAQVAVAVPGSPVPITGQTLAVVLTAAALGPARGMAGQLAYVLLGALGLPFHAKGASGWAQVLGPTGGYLVGFIPAAFLIGLAARRGFDRLAWKAVPLFFVGQLVILAIGVSWLCVAAPLDLSTALHKGFLPFLPGGLLKAAIAGLGMPLAWRLVRLREP
- a CDS encoding type 1 glutamine amidotransferase domain-containing protein; protein product: MVLSAASEQKLADGSTRQTGVFLNEFYEPYRALVDAGYEVVLATPEGRAPAFDPEGVKPSYWKEHPEALAEAQALLTQLPQLRAPLPLSEVRTRSDAFQALLVPGGQGVMVDLLHDTDLHALLLDFGASARPVGLVCHAPALLTRLPKEQRPFAGRHVTSVSGFEEWYIETFVMDARAQVRGIGAQLDEAGYRHETAFPGRSRAVRDCNLVTSQNPFSGADFNVHFLAALSDWRNGGRCEPESNTLAEASP
- a CDS encoding FAD-dependent oxidoreductase, whose amino-acid sequence is MNIVIIGGGVAGVASAIALRQQGFSVRVLERHREKTHIGAGIVVWPNAAFVLDRLGVLAEMEAVSGRPVAMRRRSNTGEDLGSLDITLIDSRMGYPSLSVLRTDFQDILLRRLSSLGVEVEYGAAVERLATSEAGMASVLLAQGDVIDADIIIGADGRMASRARLYVNGDNAPVYQGFVNWIGVVESDDPMFDDIAVTDYWGVGERFGIVPVSAHKGYWAGGAASTAIQANAPERYKAELAALFASWPEAVRRVIDATPARRINKIHVHDHDPMPRWHRDNVIAIGDASHASLPTSGQGACQALEDGWHLANCLADHPGDPRHAFEAFTELRLEKTRAVTMAGRAIAASLFSRDTQACLRRNEASKASDFSALAAGMARGWSQHLPLAPTLNQGL
- a CDS encoding C39 family peptidase, whose product is MRKSRSTVLALLVTTLALVPTMATAGQSASIRWAASRGDFLAWQLSGVSRAADGTLQLFPGQAWSGTDPYGPGGYYGGTYYNGGAFVQGEATSPIISSAFAFREAIASWEATTPTGTWVETFIRVQVSGTWTKWFSLGVWASDAAPVRRHSVDSQADSVARVSIDTLLVTAKKSAASAWQVKTRLFSVDGLATPTLHASALTTSTSPEARPTVPPGNPARWNQVLAVPQCSQMVYPDGGEVWCSPTSTAMVLKYWTGDTSGCEPAVRAAVSGVHDWFYGGHGNWPFNTAYAAHQGFQAHVARFTSFAQLEPWLSAGVPAILSVAWGKGELTGAPIPSTAGHLIVLAGFDAAGNAVVNDPAGASDTAVRRTYLRSELEPLWLSRSGGTAYLIYPRGWTVPAL